A genome region from Christensenella minuta includes the following:
- a CDS encoding TrpB-like pyridoxal phosphate-dependent enzyme, producing MVKIPHRLYLNEDEMPKQWYNMRADMKELPAPMMNPATMQPATEEDLYPVFCKKLAHQELDNETRYVDIPDEVLEMYKIYRPSPLIRAFNLEKALDTPAKIYYKFEGNNTSGSHKLNSAIAQAYYAKDQGLKGLTTETGAGQWGTALAEACSYFGLPLTVFMVKVSYQQKPFRKAVMQTFDADVIASPSNTTEIGRKILAENPNTSGSLGCAISEAVEKAVSTEGYRYVLGSVLNQVLLHQSIIGLESKLAMEKLDEYPDVVIGCAGGGSNLGGLIAPFMQDKLTGKADPRIVAVEPASCPSFTRGKYAYDFCDTGKITPMAKMYTLGSGFIPSANHAGGLRYHGMSPILSKLYHDKYMEAVSVEQSKVFEAAVLFAKKETILPAPESAHAIRAAIDEALRCKEAGEQKTILFGLTGTGYFDMTAYESYHDGKMNDYIPTDEELQKGFDSLPEVPEK from the coding sequence ATGGTAAAGATTCCGCACAGACTCTATTTAAACGAAGACGAGATGCCGAAGCAGTGGTATAATATGCGCGCAGATATGAAAGAATTGCCTGCGCCGATGATGAATCCGGCGACAATGCAGCCGGCAACGGAAGAGGACCTCTACCCGGTGTTCTGCAAAAAGCTGGCGCACCAGGAACTGGATAACGAGACGAGGTATGTGGATATCCCGGACGAAGTGCTCGAGATGTACAAAATTTACCGCCCGTCGCCGCTGATCCGCGCGTTCAATCTGGAAAAAGCGCTTGATACGCCCGCAAAAATCTATTACAAGTTCGAGGGAAACAATACCTCAGGCAGCCATAAGCTCAATTCTGCGATCGCACAGGCCTATTATGCAAAGGATCAGGGACTGAAAGGCCTTACGACCGAGACGGGAGCAGGCCAGTGGGGGACTGCACTGGCGGAAGCATGCTCTTATTTTGGGCTTCCGCTTACGGTATTCATGGTGAAGGTCTCTTACCAGCAAAAACCCTTCCGCAAAGCGGTGATGCAGACGTTTGACGCAGACGTGATCGCCAGCCCGAGCAATACGACGGAAATTGGCCGCAAAATATTGGCGGAGAACCCGAATACCTCGGGCAGTCTCGGCTGCGCGATTTCCGAAGCGGTGGAAAAAGCGGTCTCCACGGAAGGCTACCGCTATGTGCTTGGATCGGTGCTCAATCAGGTGCTGCTTCATCAGTCGATCATTGGCCTTGAATCCAAGCTCGCAATGGAAAAGCTGGACGAGTATCCGGATGTCGTGATTGGCTGTGCGGGCGGCGGATCAAACCTGGGCGGCCTGATCGCGCCCTTTATGCAGGACAAGCTGACCGGAAAAGCGGATCCGCGGATCGTTGCGGTGGAACCGGCTTCGTGCCCGTCCTTTACGCGCGGGAAATACGCGTACGATTTCTGCGATACGGGCAAAATTACGCCAATGGCAAAAATGTATACGCTGGGCAGCGGATTCATTCCTTCCGCGAACCATGCGGGCGGCCTGCGCTATCACGGAATGTCGCCGATCCTGTCCAAATTGTATCACGACAAATATATGGAAGCGGTCTCTGTTGAACAAAGCAAGGTGTTTGAGGCGGCGGTACTATTTGCCAAAAAGGAAACGATCCTGCCCGCGCCGGAATCCGCGCATGCGATCCGCGCGGCAATCGATGAAGCGCTCCGCTGCAAGGAGGCGGGAGAGCAGAAAACGATCCTGTTTGGCCTTACGGGGACGGGTTATTTCGATATGACGGCGTATGAATCCTATCATGATGGGAAAATGAACGATTATATCCCAACAGATGAAGAACTGCAAAAAGGGTTTGACAGCCTGCCGGAAGTCCCGGAGAAATAA
- the cls gene encoding cardiolipin synthase has translation MKKFFSFFISRMFIVFALIGIQAWIIISLFLYFDDQSEVIRTVFWVISLVMVLYIVNKRQNPSYKLAWIIVILVLPVFGVLMYIFFSQRQLTRRLRRKAELELEKSRPLLGQDRRVTHELEQKSLDALRQTDYIRRASTFPVYDKTESEYFSSGEAFFGQLKTELEKAERYIFMEYFIVEKGVMWDSVLEILQRKVAEGVDVRFMYDDMGCARTLPFRYFKRLREMGIKATVFNPLRPELSSIFNNRNHRKVTVIDGHTAFCSGANLADEYINAIERFGHWKDGAVMLKGAGAWAFAVMFLQAWNFMMQEDSDYSVFRPKPEELDGRGSDGYVQPFTDDPMDDEYVSENTYMNMLSRAKRYLYINTPYLILDNEFMTALENAAKSGVDVRITTPHIPDKKMVFLLTRAHYEELLKAGVRIYEYTPGFIHTKTFVCDDEFGIIGTINLDYRSLFLHYECGVWLYGTKAIGQLKEDYLETLKVCEEVSYDEICHRPWYIRLMQAILRVFAPLM, from the coding sequence ATGAAAAAATTTTTCAGTTTCTTTATTAGCCGGATGTTCATCGTGTTCGCACTGATCGGCATTCAGGCATGGATCATTATCAGCCTTTTTTTGTATTTTGACGACCAGTCGGAGGTCATCCGGACGGTTTTCTGGGTGATAAGCCTTGTGATGGTGCTTTATATTGTGAACAAACGGCAGAATCCATCCTATAAACTTGCATGGATCATTGTGATTCTGGTGCTGCCCGTGTTCGGCGTACTGATGTATATCTTTTTCAGCCAGCGCCAGTTGACGAGAAGGCTGCGCAGGAAAGCGGAGCTGGAGCTCGAAAAATCAAGGCCGCTTCTGGGGCAGGACCGACGCGTGACGCATGAACTTGAACAAAAGAGCCTCGACGCATTGCGCCAGACGGACTATATACGCCGGGCGAGCACCTTTCCCGTTTACGACAAAACGGAATCCGAATATTTCTCCAGCGGGGAAGCTTTTTTCGGACAGCTTAAAACAGAGTTGGAAAAAGCGGAACGCTATATCTTCATGGAATATTTTATTGTGGAGAAAGGCGTCATGTGGGACAGCGTACTTGAAATCTTGCAGCGTAAGGTAGCCGAAGGTGTGGACGTACGGTTTATGTATGACGATATGGGCTGCGCGCGTACGCTTCCGTTCCGCTATTTCAAGCGGCTGCGGGAAATGGGGATCAAGGCCACGGTATTCAATCCGCTCAGGCCGGAGCTATCTTCGATCTTCAACAACCGCAACCACCGCAAGGTGACCGTGATCGACGGGCATACGGCATTTTGCAGCGGAGCAAATCTTGCGGATGAGTATATCAATGCAATCGAGCGTTTCGGGCATTGGAAAGACGGCGCTGTCATGCTGAAGGGGGCGGGGGCGTGGGCCTTTGCCGTGATGTTCCTGCAGGCCTGGAACTTTATGATGCAGGAAGACAGCGATTATTCCGTGTTCCGGCCGAAACCGGAGGAATTGGACGGGCGCGGGTCCGACGGATATGTCCAGCCGTTCACGGACGATCCGATGGATGACGAATACGTCAGTGAAAACACCTACATGAATATGCTCAGCAGGGCAAAACGGTATCTTTATATCAACACGCCGTACCTGATCCTTGACAACGAATTTATGACTGCGCTTGAAAATGCGGCTAAAAGCGGCGTGGATGTACGCATTACCACTCCGCATATTCCCGATAAGAAAATGGTATTCCTGCTTACCCGCGCGCATTACGAGGAACTGCTGAAGGCGGGGGTCAGGATTTACGAATACACGCCGGGGTTCATCCATACCAAGACCTTCGTGTGTGACGACGAATTCGGGATTATCGGCACCATCAACCTCGATTACCGCAGCCTGTTCCTGCACTATGAGTGCGGCGTATGGCTCTATGGGACAAAGGCCATCGGGCAGTTGAAGGAGGACTATCTCGAGACGCTTAAGGTGTGCGAAGAGGTATCTTATGACGAGATATGCCATCGCCCATGGTATATCCGCCTGATGCAAGCGATTTTGCGTGTTTTTGCGCCGCTGATGTAA
- a CDS encoding mechanosensitive ion channel family protein: protein MTLMDAGVGRLADQTVNDIAQNAVDSYTAWEKETFALGGLVNTVIYAAIVAAAAFIIIKLIQHFLARKLTGNARIFYRLIYVAIIIIAILCVLVTIKPLGNLGTGLLASSGIAGIVIGLAAQQTLGNVFSGISISAAKPFEVGEFIEILNVTPPVMGVVKDIGLRHTTILDASNKSIVIPNSIIDKDMIRASHVVEKANVCSFLDVGISYDSDIDLAMKILADTIAAHGGTLDVRSEEEKNSGIPPVTVRVQDLGESAVQLRAFVWTPDTSSSFPILSDLRYAVKKEFDRRGIEIPYPYRNVVIKNK, encoded by the coding sequence ATGACATTAATGGATGCCGGCGTTGGCCGTCTGGCCGACCAAACCGTGAATGATATTGCGCAAAATGCTGTGGATTCCTATACCGCCTGGGAAAAAGAAACCTTTGCCCTCGGCGGGCTTGTAAACACGGTCATCTATGCGGCCATCGTGGCGGCGGCCGCTTTTATTATCATCAAACTGATCCAGCATTTCCTCGCACGGAAGTTGACGGGAAATGCCCGGATTTTTTACCGCCTGATCTATGTGGCGATTATTATTATCGCCATACTGTGCGTGCTCGTCACGATCAAACCGCTGGGTAATCTTGGGACGGGCCTTCTCGCAAGCTCGGGAATTGCGGGTATTGTCATCGGTCTTGCGGCCCAGCAAACGCTCGGTAACGTGTTCAGCGGCATCTCTATCAGCGCGGCAAAGCCTTTTGAGGTAGGTGAATTTATCGAAATCCTGAATGTGACGCCGCCTGTTATGGGCGTAGTCAAGGATATTGGTTTGCGTCACACGACGATTCTCGACGCTTCCAATAAAAGCATCGTGATTCCCAACAGTATTATTGACAAAGATATGATACGCGCTTCCCATGTGGTGGAAAAGGCGAATGTATGCAGCTTCCTCGACGTAGGGATTTCCTACGACAGCGATATTGATCTTGCGATGAAGATCCTTGCGGATACAATTGCGGCCCACGGGGGAACGCTCGACGTGCGCTCGGAGGAGGAAAAGAACAGCGGGATTCCGCCTGTCACCGTCCGCGTGCAGGACCTTGGGGAGTCTGCGGTCCAGCTGAGAGCATTTGTTTGGACGCCGGATACATCCTCCAGCTTTCCAATCCTGTCTGATTTGCGGTATGCGGTAAAAAAAGAATTTGACCGCCGCGGGATAGAGATTCCATATCCATACCGGAACGTGGTGATAAAAAACAAATAA